From Cellulomonas oligotrophica, a single genomic window includes:
- a CDS encoding flagellar hook assembly protein FlgD, which yields MSIDVSYLTTDRTAATSTTASTTASNGELDKQAFLELLVTQLRNQDPSAPMDSSQLMTQTSQMSMMEALVELADTQREAFALQMRSNAAQLVGQKVTWVDGDGVTQSGLVDSVSYSGAVPVVRIGETELPLDSVSSVTRTSSTTTPDADASAGTGSSTTTA from the coding sequence GTGAGCATCGACGTGTCCTACCTGACCACCGACCGGACGGCGGCGACCTCGACGACCGCGTCCACGACCGCGTCCAACGGGGAGCTCGACAAGCAGGCGTTCCTCGAGCTGCTCGTCACGCAGCTGCGCAACCAGGACCCGAGCGCCCCCATGGACTCCTCGCAGCTCATGACCCAGACGTCGCAGATGTCGATGATGGAGGCGCTGGTCGAGCTCGCCGACACCCAGCGCGAGGCGTTCGCCCTGCAGATGCGGTCCAACGCCGCCCAGCTCGTCGGCCAGAAGGTCACGTGGGTCGACGGCGACGGCGTCACCCAGAGCGGCCTCGTCGACTCCGTCTCCTACTCCGGCGCCGTCCCGGTCGTCCGCATCGGCGAGACCGAGCTGCCGCTCGACTCCGTCTCCTCCGTGACCCGCACGTCCTCCACGACCACCCCCGACGCCGACGCCTCCGCGGGCACCGGCTCCTCCACGACGACCGCCTGA
- a CDS encoding flagellar hook protein FlgE — protein MLRSLFSGISGLRSHQTMLDVTGNNIANVNTTGFKSSQIQFQDTLSQVIQNAGGAQAGVGGTNPAQVGLGVRVAGITTSFTQGASQLTGRSTDMMIQGDGFFVVRKGAEQFYTRAGSFDFDATGQMVLPGEGALVQGWAAVNGVVDTNGPLTDLRVPAGTLMAAVATQNAVFSGNLDQAEDTGTVLTRAISVYDATGNERELELTFTKTATGWDVGATDGTATVAPAAMTFDATTGAITAPTTLTVGGVDVDLSAMTGFAGLETTQAVSQDGQAAGVLQSFSLNADGTIVGSFSNSLKQVIGRIALGSFTNPAGLEKAGGSLFRTTVNSGEAALGAAGQGGRGSLAGGALEMSNVDLSSEFTNLIVAQRGFQANSRVITTSDELLQELVNLKR, from the coding sequence ATGCTCCGTTCGCTCTTCTCCGGCATCTCCGGCCTGCGCAGCCACCAGACCATGCTCGACGTCACCGGCAACAACATCGCCAACGTCAACACCACGGGCTTCAAGTCCTCGCAGATCCAGTTCCAGGACACCCTCAGCCAGGTCATCCAGAACGCGGGCGGCGCCCAGGCGGGCGTCGGCGGCACCAACCCCGCGCAGGTGGGCCTCGGCGTGCGCGTCGCGGGCATCACCACGAGCTTCACGCAGGGCGCCTCGCAGCTCACGGGCCGCAGCACCGACATGATGATCCAGGGCGACGGGTTCTTCGTCGTCCGCAAGGGCGCCGAGCAGTTCTACACGCGTGCCGGGTCGTTCGACTTCGACGCGACGGGCCAGATGGTGCTGCCCGGCGAGGGCGCGCTCGTGCAGGGGTGGGCGGCCGTCAACGGGGTCGTCGACACCAACGGCCCGCTGACGGACCTGCGGGTGCCGGCCGGCACGCTCATGGCGGCCGTCGCCACGCAGAACGCCGTGTTCAGCGGCAACCTCGACCAGGCCGAGGACACCGGCACCGTGCTCACCCGGGCCATCTCGGTGTACGACGCCACGGGCAACGAGCGCGAGCTCGAGCTGACGTTCACCAAGACGGCCACCGGCTGGGACGTCGGCGCGACCGACGGCACCGCGACCGTCGCCCCCGCGGCGATGACGTTCGACGCGACGACCGGTGCGATCACCGCCCCGACGACGCTGACCGTCGGCGGCGTCGACGTCGACCTGTCGGCCATGACGGGCTTCGCGGGCCTGGAGACGACGCAGGCCGTCTCGCAGGACGGCCAGGCCGCCGGTGTGCTCCAGTCGTTCTCGCTCAACGCGGACGGCACCATCGTCGGGTCGTTCTCGAACTCGCTGAAGCAGGTCATCGGGCGCATCGCGCTGGGCTCGTTCACCAACCCGGCGGGCCTGGAGAAGGCCGGCGGGTCGCTGTTCCGCACGACCGTCAACTCGGGCGAGGCGGCGCTGGGCGCGGCCGGCCAGGGCGGCCGCGGCTCGCTCGCGGGCGGTGCGCTCGAGATGTCGAACGTCGACCTGTCGAGCGAGTTCACCAACCTGATCGTCGCCCAGCGCGGCTTCCAGGCGAACTCCCGTGTCATCACGACCTCCGACGAGCTCCTCCAGGAGCTCGTCAACCTCAAGCGCTGA
- a CDS encoding M15 family metallopeptidase, with the protein MEGIAALAARVSQIEQLVTGMSSAAVTGASGTTSTAAGAAFASVLEEQVGAGTSTSTSTLSAADLAPSGETRINGDPLPVALAGHENGRLPEAAVSAVGDTGHRLFEPAARQLEKLLAAAQAQGVDIGITDSYRTYETQVDLVRRKGLYSQGGLAAAPGTSDHGWGMAVDLDLDAKAQAWMRQNAGAYGFAEDTPREPWHWAFQT; encoded by the coding sequence ATGGAGGGGATCGCCGCGCTCGCGGCGCGCGTCTCGCAGATCGAGCAGCTGGTCACCGGCATGTCGTCGGCGGCCGTCACGGGTGCCTCGGGCACCACGTCGACGGCCGCCGGGGCGGCGTTCGCCTCGGTGCTCGAGGAGCAGGTCGGCGCGGGCACCAGCACGAGCACGTCGACGCTGTCCGCCGCGGACCTCGCGCCGTCGGGGGAGACCCGCATCAACGGCGACCCCCTGCCCGTGGCGCTGGCCGGGCACGAGAACGGCCGGCTGCCCGAGGCCGCGGTCTCCGCGGTCGGCGACACCGGGCACCGTCTGTTCGAGCCCGCCGCCCGTCAGCTCGAGAAGCTCCTCGCGGCCGCGCAGGCCCAGGGCGTCGACATCGGCATCACCGACTCGTACCGCACGTACGAGACGCAGGTGGACCTGGTGCGACGCAAGGGCCTGTACTCCCAGGGCGGGCTCGCGGCCGCCCCGGGCACGTCCGACCACGGGTGGGGCATGGCCGTGGACCTCGACCTCGACGCGAAGGCGCAGGCGTGGATGCGCCAGAACGCCGGCGCGTACGGGTTCGCCGAGGACACGCCGCGCGAGCCGTGGCACTGGGCCTTCCAGACGTGA
- a CDS encoding flagellar FlbD family protein, which yields MIVVTRLNGGQFGVNPDLIQRVDRAPDTILTLIDGTKFIVREPLDEVIELITAYRAGLLARSREIDRGPRMELVPAPEADGEPAPPPVPLRPRSV from the coding sequence GTGATCGTCGTGACGCGCCTCAACGGAGGCCAGTTCGGGGTGAACCCGGACCTCATCCAGCGTGTGGACCGTGCGCCCGACACGATCCTCACGCTCATCGACGGCACGAAGTTCATCGTCCGCGAGCCTCTCGACGAGGTCATCGAGCTGATCACCGCGTACCGCGCCGGCCTGCTGGCCCGCTCCCGCGAGATCGACCGCGGCCCCCGCATGGAGCTCGTCCCCGCCCCCGAGGCCGACGGCGAGCCCGCCCCCCCGCCCGTCCCCCTGCGACCGAGGAGCGTGTGA
- a CDS encoding motility protein A, with protein sequence MDPASLIGLVAALAAIFTMMILEGADPMSIFLPAPLILVWGGTIAVGIAGHTLKDVIGSYKAVPKALFSKAPDPGKTVETIVGLSERARREGLLALEDAARDIDDPFLRQGLQAAIDGTDPEDLRIILEDKIASKRTQDRMHAKYFTDMGGYGPTIGIIGTVISLVHVLENLADPSSLGHMIAAAFVATLWGILSANVVWLPFAARIKRISDMECAQMEVTLEGLLAVQAGANPRTVGERLRSLLPPGGEKAAEKEAA encoded by the coding sequence ATGGATCCCGCCAGCCTCATCGGCCTCGTCGCCGCCCTCGCCGCGATCTTCACCATGATGATCCTTGAGGGCGCGGACCCGATGTCGATCTTCCTCCCCGCGCCGCTGATCCTGGTGTGGGGCGGCACGATCGCGGTCGGCATCGCGGGCCACACCCTCAAGGACGTGATCGGCTCCTACAAGGCGGTCCCGAAGGCGCTGTTCAGCAAGGCGCCCGACCCCGGCAAGACCGTCGAGACGATCGTCGGGCTGTCGGAGCGCGCCCGCCGCGAAGGGCTCCTGGCTCTCGAGGACGCCGCGCGCGACATCGACGACCCGTTCCTGCGCCAGGGGCTGCAGGCCGCGATCGACGGCACCGACCCCGAGGACCTGCGGATCATCCTCGAGGACAAGATCGCCTCGAAGCGCACCCAGGACCGGATGCACGCCAAGTACTTCACCGACATGGGCGGCTACGGCCCGACGATCGGCATCATCGGCACCGTCATCTCGCTGGTGCACGTGCTGGAGAACCTGGCCGACCCGTCGTCGCTGGGCCACATGATCGCGGCCGCGTTCGTCGCCACCCTGTGGGGCATCCTGTCGGCCAACGTCGTCTGGCTGCCGTTCGCCGCCCGCATCAAGCGAATCTCCGACATGGAGTGCGCGCAGATGGAGGTCACGCTCGAGGGGCTGCTGGCCGTGCAGGCCGGCGCGAACCCGCGCACGGTCGGCGAGCGGCTGCGCAGCCTGCTGCCCCCGGGCGGCGAGAAGGCCGCCGAGAAGGAGGCCGCGTGA
- a CDS encoding flagellar motor protein MotB, with protein sequence MSGHAPKGRRKGGHEEEHENHERWLVSYADMITVLMALFIVLFAISQVDQQKYVELKQSLAAGFGDASQSVAVLDGNPDVLDAVSALTEQEASGSSDLVSADEGLGQQGTNVIDPQPQPTTDAEEALVAAARAEAGHLEEIRDEIRTQLQSQGLDAFVKFRIDERGLVMGLIANDVFFAPARAELTPTAHQVLDAAAPTLVGLQEQIAIEGHANVLPAGSRYATNWELSADRATQVLRHLVERDGMPGRRISAIGYGDARPIAQGLDDASLAANRRVDLVVLSGAPETVRELLTSVSDG encoded by the coding sequence GTGAGCGGCCACGCCCCCAAGGGGCGGCGCAAGGGCGGTCACGAGGAGGAGCACGAGAACCACGAACGGTGGCTCGTCTCGTACGCCGACATGATCACGGTCCTCATGGCCCTGTTCATCGTGCTCTTCGCGATCAGCCAGGTGGACCAGCAGAAGTACGTCGAGCTCAAGCAGTCGCTCGCGGCGGGCTTCGGCGACGCGAGCCAGTCGGTCGCGGTGCTCGACGGCAACCCCGACGTGCTCGACGCCGTCAGCGCCCTCACCGAGCAGGAGGCCAGCGGCTCGTCCGACCTCGTCTCCGCCGACGAGGGCCTGGGCCAGCAGGGCACCAACGTGATCGACCCGCAGCCGCAGCCGACGACCGACGCGGAGGAGGCTCTCGTGGCCGCCGCCCGCGCGGAGGCGGGGCACCTGGAGGAGATCCGGGACGAGATCCGCACCCAGCTGCAGTCGCAGGGCCTGGACGCGTTCGTGAAGTTCCGCATCGACGAGCGCGGCCTGGTCATGGGGCTGATCGCGAACGACGTCTTCTTCGCCCCGGCGCGGGCCGAGCTGACGCCCACCGCCCACCAGGTGCTCGACGCGGCGGCACCCACGCTCGTCGGGCTGCAGGAGCAGATCGCGATCGAGGGGCACGCCAACGTGCTGCCCGCGGGCTCGCGGTACGCGACCAACTGGGAGCTGTCGGCGGACCGGGCGACGCAGGTGCTGCGGCACCTCGTCGAGCGCGACGGGATGCCGGGCCGGCGGATCTCCGCCATCGGGTACGGCGACGCCCGGCCGATCGCGCAAGGGCTCGACGACGCGTCGCTCGCGGCGAACCGCCGGGTGGACCTCGTGGTCCTCAGCGGTGCGCCGGAGACGGTGCGCGAGCTCCTGACATCCGTCTCGGACGGCTGA
- a CDS encoding flagellar basal body-associated FliL family protein, translating to MAVEQRVVSSGKIGGGKPGGSIGARDKTPEPPPEPPKKSKKLLFIIIGVVVLVLGGAAAFFLLGSGGGEPEPEPTQEPGDILTIEPISLNLADGHYLRFGMSLQFAYSEGGYDAPEPDGSKAIDIAIALYSGRELAEVSSGEGREELKTELLQRIEEAYHGEVMDVYLTNYVTQ from the coding sequence ATGGCTGTCGAGCAGCGTGTGGTGTCGAGTGGGAAGATCGGGGGCGGCAAGCCCGGCGGCTCCATCGGTGCGCGGGACAAGACCCCCGAGCCGCCGCCGGAGCCGCCGAAGAAGAGCAAGAAGCTGCTGTTCATCATCATCGGCGTCGTCGTGCTGGTCCTCGGGGGAGCAGCGGCCTTCTTCCTCCTGGGCAGCGGCGGCGGCGAGCCCGAGCCGGAGCCCACGCAGGAGCCGGGCGACATCCTCACGATCGAGCCCATCAGCCTCAACCTGGCGGACGGGCACTACCTGCGGTTCGGCATGAGCCTGCAGTTCGCCTACTCCGAGGGCGGGTACGACGCGCCGGAGCCGGACGGCTCCAAGGCCATCGACATCGCGATCGCGCTGTACTCGGGGCGCGAGCTGGCCGAGGTGTCCAGCGGCGAGGGCCGCGAGGAGCTCAAGACCGAGCTGCTGCAGCGGATCGAGGAGGCCTACCACGGTGAGGTGATGGACGTCTACCTGACCAACTACGTCACGCAATGA
- a CDS encoding flagellar motor switch protein FliM translates to MTPAPTQPARPVAPTRRRSRSTEPVPYDFRRPLTLSREHARHLEMALQRFARLWGTQLTARLRTPAQATNEDLALMTYDEYVGGLATPTAVFLCQIDTPRSTAILQLPVATALVWVDYLFGGTGIGDEREGRELTEIETTVVREILQHALDDLGYAFAAVLPLKLTLKQVQYNPQFVQAVAASDAVLVGSFALRVGERTDPATLMLPADVVLGALRAADGGPAGDEDEQRAVAAARADLERASREVPVEVVVRCEPQIVHPRDVAGLAVGDLLPLHHPASRPLEVVVDGIVLARAAAGSHGSRLACQVVSVEENPA, encoded by the coding sequence GTGACACCAGCCCCCACGCAGCCGGCACGCCCCGTCGCGCCCACGCGTCGTCGCAGCCGCAGCACCGAGCCGGTGCCGTACGACTTCCGGCGCCCGCTGACGCTCTCGCGCGAGCACGCCCGCCACCTCGAGATGGCCCTGCAGCGCTTCGCCCGCCTCTGGGGCACGCAGCTCACGGCCCGCCTGCGCACCCCCGCCCAGGCGACCAACGAGGACCTGGCCCTCATGACGTACGACGAGTACGTCGGCGGCCTGGCCACGCCCACCGCGGTGTTCCTGTGCCAGATCGACACCCCCCGCAGCACCGCGATCCTGCAGCTGCCGGTCGCGACCGCGCTGGTGTGGGTCGACTACCTGTTCGGCGGCACGGGCATCGGCGACGAGCGCGAGGGGCGCGAGCTCACCGAGATCGAGACCACCGTGGTCCGCGAGATCCTCCAGCACGCCCTCGACGACCTCGGGTACGCGTTCGCGGCGGTCCTGCCCCTGAAGCTCACGCTCAAGCAGGTCCAGTACAACCCGCAGTTCGTGCAGGCCGTGGCCGCGTCCGACGCGGTCCTCGTCGGCTCGTTCGCGCTGCGCGTCGGCGAGCGCACCGACCCCGCCACGCTCATGCTGCCCGCCGACGTCGTGCTCGGCGCCCTGCGCGCCGCCGACGGCGGTCCCGCCGGCGACGAGGACGAGCAGCGTGCCGTCGCCGCCGCCCGCGCCGACCTGGAGCGTGCGTCGCGCGAGGTGCCCGTCGAGGTCGTCGTGCGCTGCGAGCCCCAGATCGTCCACCCGCGGGACGTCGCCGGCCTGGCCGTCGGCGACCTCCTGCCCCTGCACCACCCGGCGAGCCGGCCTCTCGAGGTCGTCGTCGACGGGATCGTGCTCGCCCGTGCCGCCGCCGGGAGCCACGGCTCGCGGCTCGCCTGCCAGGTCGTCAGCGTCGAGGAGAACCCCGCATGA
- the fliN gene encoding flagellar motor switch protein FliN, producing the protein MSTIATPTDATVLQAAEAAAALVPAAGPLAVSPVTAAGRPDAGTPALVAAVIGPVTAEVALVLGPDVVAALAAGGVEAGDALRPALEAAAAALGTGVLEPTRTSTAGEVVGSDSQVFALSVDGAPVAWCAVRVQGAPAAVPTQRTGAAAAPGAGSGSTLRVLYDVEMTLTAEIGRTRLPLRQVLDLTPGTVLELDRTAGSPADIVVNGRLIARGEVVVVDEDYGVRVTEIVAGADPVG; encoded by the coding sequence ATGAGCACCATCGCCACCCCCACCGACGCGACCGTCCTGCAGGCCGCGGAGGCCGCCGCAGCGCTCGTCCCGGCCGCCGGTCCGCTCGCCGTCTCGCCCGTGACCGCCGCGGGCCGGCCCGACGCCGGCACCCCCGCGCTCGTCGCGGCCGTCATCGGGCCCGTCACCGCCGAGGTCGCCCTCGTGCTCGGCCCCGACGTCGTCGCGGCGCTCGCCGCGGGCGGCGTCGAGGCCGGCGACGCGCTGCGCCCGGCCCTCGAGGCCGCCGCGGCCGCGCTCGGCACGGGCGTGCTCGAGCCGACGCGCACCTCCACGGCCGGCGAGGTCGTGGGCTCCGACTCCCAGGTCTTCGCGCTGTCCGTCGACGGCGCGCCCGTCGCCTGGTGCGCCGTGCGCGTGCAGGGCGCACCCGCCGCGGTGCCCACGCAGCGCACCGGCGCGGCCGCGGCCCCGGGTGCCGGCTCGGGCAGCACCCTGCGCGTCCTCTACGACGTCGAGATGACCCTGACCGCGGAGATCGGCCGCACGCGGCTGCCGCTGCGCCAGGTCCTCGACCTCACGCCCGGCACCGTGCTCGAGCTCGACCGCACCGCCGGCAGCCCCGCCGACATCGTCGTCAACGGCCGCCTCATCGCCCGCGGCGAGGTCGTCGTCGTCGACGAGGACTACGGCGTGCGCGTCACCGAGATCGTCGCCGGCGCGGACCCGGTCGGCTGA
- a CDS encoding flagellar biosynthetic protein FliO, with protein sequence MDGVLLAARVLLALACVVGLVWYLARRFGRARVADTSREAQLHLVTRQALGRHAGVAVVAVGNRRLLVGYGEQHVTMLTEIAPVADLPPVASLPTPRPSVEDAAVSGAPRAAVTRPAGADVHGLGDADVIALRPDPLAGSLLSPRTWRDTVRALQDRTVRR encoded by the coding sequence ATGGACGGCGTCCTGCTCGCCGCGCGGGTGCTGCTGGCGCTCGCGTGCGTCGTGGGGCTCGTCTGGTACCTGGCCCGCCGGTTCGGGCGCGCCCGGGTCGCCGACACCTCGCGCGAGGCCCAGCTGCACCTCGTCACCCGGCAGGCCCTCGGCCGGCACGCGGGCGTCGCGGTCGTCGCCGTCGGCAACCGGCGCCTGCTCGTCGGCTACGGCGAGCAGCACGTCACGATGCTCACCGAGATCGCCCCCGTGGCGGACCTGCCCCCGGTGGCGTCGCTGCCCACGCCCCGCCCGTCCGTCGAGGACGCCGCGGTCTCCGGCGCCCCGCGCGCCGCGGTGACCCGCCCGGCCGGCGCCGACGTGCACGGGCTCGGCGACGCCGACGTCATCGCCCTGCGCCCCGACCCGCTCGCGGGCTCCCTGCTGTCCCCGCGGACCTGGCGCGACACGGTGCGTGCGCTCCAGGACCGCACGGTGCGCCGGTGA
- the fliP gene encoding flagellar type III secretion system pore protein FliP (The bacterial flagellar biogenesis protein FliP forms a type III secretion system (T3SS)-type pore required for flagellar assembly.), which yields MSAARATARRALPRVLLLLAVVAALVVVLSVTGASGAHAAVEPAPPAAPAQPQAPAEPGQGTVSVGVNGVNGTPSSSIVVLLGITLLSVAPSLLLLTTSFTKIVVVLSLTRNALGLQGVPPNQVLAGIALFLSLFIMAPVLGGINEAGVQPYLDGSLTFTQAVDAGQEPLRDFMLAHTREQDIALLTRAADRPNPATPDDVPFTVLAPAFLLSELRAAFIMGFVVFVPFLVIDLVVSAALMSMGMMMLPPIMVSLPFKLLLFVLVDGWGLIVTSLVGSYTGAG from the coding sequence GTGAGCGCGGCCCGCGCCACGGCCCGCCGTGCGCTGCCCCGCGTCCTGCTGCTCCTCGCGGTCGTCGCCGCGCTCGTCGTCGTGCTGTCCGTGACGGGCGCGTCCGGCGCCCACGCCGCGGTCGAGCCGGCCCCGCCGGCCGCCCCCGCGCAGCCGCAGGCACCGGCCGAGCCCGGCCAGGGCACCGTGAGCGTCGGCGTCAACGGCGTCAACGGCACGCCGAGCAGCTCGATCGTCGTGCTGCTGGGCATCACGCTGCTGTCGGTCGCGCCGTCGCTGCTGCTGCTGACGACGAGCTTCACCAAGATCGTCGTGGTGCTGTCGCTGACCCGCAACGCGCTCGGCCTGCAGGGCGTCCCGCCCAACCAGGTCCTCGCCGGGATCGCGCTGTTCCTGTCGCTGTTCATCATGGCGCCCGTGCTGGGCGGCATCAACGAGGCCGGCGTGCAGCCCTACCTCGACGGGTCGCTGACGTTCACGCAGGCCGTCGACGCCGGCCAGGAGCCGCTGCGCGACTTCATGCTCGCCCACACCCGGGAGCAGGACATCGCCCTGCTGACCCGTGCCGCCGACCGCCCGAACCCCGCCACGCCCGACGACGTCCCGTTCACGGTGCTGGCCCCCGCGTTCCTGCTGTCCGAGCTGCGCGCCGCGTTCATCATGGGCTTCGTCGTCTTCGTGCCGTTCCTCGTCATCGACCTGGTCGTCTCGGCCGCGCTGATGTCGATGGGCATGATGATGCTCCCGCCCATCATGGTGTCGCTGCCCTTCAAGCTCCTGCTGTTCGTCCTCGTCGACGGGTGGGGACTGATCGTCACGTCGCTGGTCGGCTCGTACACCGGGGCGGGCTGA
- the fliQ gene encoding flagellar biosynthesis protein FliQ, whose protein sequence is MDTTAVLDVALDALVLTAKLSAPVLVTALVVGFAVSLVQSVTQIQEVTLSFVPKAVAVAAALLISGHWMITELTSFTTELFDRIPALVGG, encoded by the coding sequence ATGGACACCACCGCCGTCCTCGACGTCGCCCTCGACGCGCTCGTCCTGACCGCCAAGCTCTCCGCGCCGGTGCTCGTGACGGCCCTCGTCGTCGGGTTCGCCGTGTCCCTCGTGCAGTCGGTGACGCAGATCCAGGAGGTCACGCTCTCGTTCGTGCCCAAGGCCGTCGCGGTCGCCGCGGCGCTGCTCATCTCCGGGCACTGGATGATCACCGAGCTGACGAGCTTCACCACCGAGCTGTTCGACCGCATCCCCGCGCTGGTCGGGGGCTGA
- a CDS encoding flagellar biosynthetic protein FliR, translating into MLVAVRIVAFLVIAPPFSQRAIPAGVKVALATGLALAVAPGMDQVEQASTAGFVGALVLQATIGAATGFLVYLLFSAVQAAGSLIDLFGGFQIAAAFDPLSMSSGAQFSRLYQLLAIVLLFASDGHHMVLTGLVRTFDALPLGLSFAPAELASTLTDGLTGMFVAALQIAGPLLVVLFLADVGLGLLTRVSPALNAFALGFPLKILLTLTLGGFAVLALPGVVSTLSGETLTLVPEVLR; encoded by the coding sequence ATGCTCGTGGCGGTGCGCATCGTCGCCTTCCTCGTGATCGCCCCGCCGTTCTCCCAGCGCGCGATCCCCGCGGGCGTGAAGGTCGCGCTGGCCACGGGCCTGGCGCTGGCCGTCGCCCCCGGCATGGACCAGGTCGAGCAGGCCAGCACCGCCGGCTTCGTCGGGGCGCTCGTGCTGCAGGCGACCATCGGCGCGGCCACCGGGTTCCTCGTCTACCTGCTGTTCTCGGCCGTGCAGGCCGCGGGCTCGCTCATCGACCTGTTCGGCGGGTTCCAGATCGCCGCCGCGTTCGACCCGCTGAGCATGTCCAGCGGTGCGCAGTTCTCCCGCCTGTACCAGCTGCTCGCGATCGTGCTGCTGTTCGCCTCCGACGGGCACCACATGGTCCTCACCGGCCTCGTGCGCACGTTCGACGCGCTGCCGCTGGGGCTGTCGTTCGCGCCCGCCGAGCTCGCGAGCACCCTCACCGACGGGCTGACCGGCATGTTCGTCGCCGCGCTGCAGATCGCGGGCCCGCTGCTCGTCGTGCTGTTCCTCGCCGACGTCGGCCTCGGCCTGCTGACCCGCGTCTCGCCCGCGCTGAACGCGTTCGCCCTCGGCTTCCCCCTGAAGATCCTGCTGACGCTCACGCTCGGCGGGTTCGCCGTCCTCGCGCTGCCCGGCGTGGTCTCCACGCTCAGCGGCGAGACCCTCACCCTCGTCCCGGAGGTGCTGCGGTGA
- a CDS encoding EscU/YscU/HrcU family type III secretion system export apparatus switch protein, whose amino-acid sequence MSGGEGGGERTEKATAQRMKEVHRKGQLGRSQDLSAWLGLGAAALMLPTVISNAGDAALDQMAHVRDVARTPTPQAALDVLGVGLGSVISTLAPMFVVLVVVSLAVAAAQGGIRFRSMKPKFDHLKPVSMGKKLFGGQVWWEAVKTVLKTGAVAVVMVLVVQGLVPVLMTSGRMPLQGLLDLAGSGAAQLLRFGIVAGVLMAVADVVVVVRRNRKQTRMTKQEIKEEHKRTEGDPMVKGQIRARQARMSRNRMMSEVAKADVVLVNPTHVAVALRYEPGRGAPRVIAKGQGAVATRIRALATENRVPLVEDVPLARALHAACELGAEVPEQLFTAVARVLAFVMALRRRGAGAGQHRLPTGTTLPDGAPDVRRTPRRRP is encoded by the coding sequence GTGAGCGGCGGGGAGGGCGGCGGCGAGCGCACCGAGAAGGCCACCGCGCAGCGCATGAAGGAGGTGCACCGCAAGGGGCAGCTCGGGCGCTCGCAGGACCTGTCCGCCTGGCTCGGCCTGGGGGCGGCCGCCCTCATGCTGCCGACCGTCATCTCCAACGCCGGCGACGCCGCGCTCGACCAGATGGCGCACGTGCGCGACGTGGCCCGCACGCCCACCCCGCAGGCGGCGCTCGACGTGCTCGGCGTGGGCCTCGGCTCCGTGATCAGCACCCTGGCACCGATGTTCGTGGTGCTGGTCGTCGTGTCGCTCGCGGTCGCGGCGGCCCAGGGCGGCATCCGGTTCCGCAGCATGAAGCCCAAGTTCGACCACCTCAAGCCCGTGTCGATGGGCAAGAAGCTCTTCGGCGGCCAGGTCTGGTGGGAGGCCGTCAAGACGGTCCTCAAGACGGGCGCCGTCGCGGTCGTCATGGTCCTCGTCGTGCAGGGCCTGGTGCCCGTGCTCATGACGTCGGGGCGGATGCCCCTGCAGGGTCTGCTCGACCTCGCCGGCTCCGGCGCCGCGCAGCTCCTGCGGTTCGGGATCGTCGCCGGCGTCCTCATGGCCGTCGCCGACGTCGTCGTGGTCGTGCGGCGCAACCGCAAGCAGACGCGCATGACCAAGCAGGAGATCAAGGAGGAGCACAAGCGCACCGAGGGCGACCCGATGGTCAAGGGCCAGATCCGGGCCCGCCAGGCGCGCATGAGCCGCAACCGCATGATGTCCGAGGTCGCCAAGGCCGACGTCGTGCTCGTCAACCCCACGCACGTGGCCGTCGCGCTGCGCTACGAGCCCGGCCGCGGCGCCCCCCGCGTCATCGCCAAGGGCCAGGGCGCCGTCGCCACCCGCATCCGCGCCCTCGCCACCGAGAACCGCGTCCCGCTCGTCGAGGACGTCCCCCTGGCCCGGGCCCTGCACGCCGCGTGCGAGCTCGGCGCCGAGGTCCCCGAGCAGCTGTTCACCGCCGTCGCCCGCGTCCTCGCGTTCGTGATGGCCCTGCGCCGGCGCGGAGCCGGAGCCGGTCAGCACCGCCTGCCGACCGGCACGACCCTGCCCGACGGCGCGCCCGACGTGCGCCGCACCCCGAGGAGACGACCGTGA